A stretch of the Bacillus licheniformis DSM 13 = ATCC 14580 genome encodes the following:
- a CDS encoding TFIIB-type zinc ribbon-containing protein: protein MVISYKCPGCGDDMAFDAESGTLACRSCGRQDKIENIPEELKTARFTEDEATEYHCQNCGAILITEKETTATSCSFCGGAAVIADRLSGSLAPAKVIPFTISKEEAADAFRKWCRKGLLTPKGFMSADRIKSITGMYVPFWMYDLNSKVQVSARCTKVHRYIQGDYIYTETEHYDAFRDINLDYIKVPVDASEKMNDQLMDKLEPYPYDQLKDFKTAYLAGYIAEKYNYDDEELFPRAKSKISGYIESYIDSTLSGYSSVDVKTKHVDTQKVKSLYVLLPVWMVNYNYKQKDYIFAMNGQTGKVVGKPPISSFKEKMWFSGLAVSIFALWKIIAAVMGGGA, encoded by the coding sequence ATGGTAATTTCTTATAAATGTCCGGGCTGCGGGGATGACATGGCCTTTGACGCTGAATCGGGCACGCTCGCCTGCCGCAGCTGCGGGAGACAGGACAAGATTGAAAACATTCCGGAAGAATTGAAAACTGCGAGATTTACTGAAGATGAAGCAACAGAATATCATTGCCAAAACTGCGGCGCTATTTTGATCACTGAGAAAGAAACGACGGCTACATCCTGCAGCTTTTGCGGAGGAGCGGCAGTGATCGCCGACCGCCTGTCCGGAAGCCTTGCTCCGGCAAAGGTCATTCCTTTTACGATCAGCAAAGAGGAGGCGGCGGACGCGTTTCGCAAGTGGTGCAGAAAAGGGCTGCTCACACCAAAGGGCTTTATGTCGGCTGACCGGATTAAAAGCATTACAGGCATGTACGTCCCTTTCTGGATGTACGATTTAAACAGCAAAGTGCAGGTCAGCGCCCGCTGCACAAAGGTACATAGGTATATACAGGGCGACTATATCTACACGGAGACCGAACATTATGATGCGTTTCGCGATATCAATCTCGACTACATCAAAGTCCCGGTGGATGCCTCAGAAAAGATGAACGATCAATTGATGGACAAATTGGAGCCATATCCATATGATCAGCTGAAAGATTTTAAAACGGCCTATTTGGCAGGCTACATCGCTGAAAAATATAATTACGATGATGAAGAGCTTTTTCCGCGGGCGAAAAGCAAAATCAGCGGCTACATCGAGTCATATATCGATTCCACCCTGTCCGGGTACAGCTCAGTCGATGTGAAAACGAAACACGTCGATACACAAAAAGTGAAAAGCTTGTATGTGCTTTTGCCCGTCTGGATGGTCAATTACAACTACAAACAAAAGGATTACATCTTTGCCATGAACGGACAAACGGGAAAAGTCGTCGGCAAGCCGCCGATCAGCTCATTTAAAGAAAAAATGTGGTTCAGCGGGCTGGCCGTCTCCATATTTGCACTCTGGAAAATCATTGCTGCTGTAATGGGAGGCGGGGCGTGA
- a CDS encoding TPM domain-containing protein, whose product MRSLLRSAMILCMIFLVFIPIASGAAASEQKRFVYDEAGLLTKQEIEKLETLAAKLGAERETDFIIVTTNDTNGRDVKKYAEDFYDEKAPGYQKKHGNAAVLTVDMEHREVYLAGFKKAEEYLNDARLDKIREKITPDISDKHYEAAFEMFMKAAHDDMEKKPWADSIFFKTWFQLLVSAVIAGIAVAIMKYNSGGKVTVSASTYMNGDTSGVIRNNDEYIRTTVTKQRKPSNNKSSGGGTTSGGHSHSGSRGSF is encoded by the coding sequence ATGAGAAGTTTATTGAGAAGCGCGATGATCTTATGTATGATTTTCCTTGTCTTCATCCCTATAGCCTCCGGTGCGGCAGCCTCTGAACAGAAGCGGTTTGTTTATGATGAAGCCGGGCTTCTGACCAAACAGGAAATCGAGAAGCTGGAAACGCTGGCAGCCAAATTGGGCGCCGAACGGGAGACCGACTTTATCATTGTGACGACCAATGATACAAACGGCCGCGATGTAAAGAAATATGCGGAGGACTTCTATGACGAAAAAGCGCCCGGCTACCAGAAGAAGCACGGAAATGCAGCCGTATTAACGGTAGATATGGAGCATAGAGAAGTCTATCTTGCCGGCTTTAAAAAGGCTGAAGAATATTTGAATGACGCCAGGCTGGACAAAATTAGAGAAAAAATCACGCCGGATATATCCGACAAGCATTATGAGGCCGCATTCGAAATGTTTATGAAGGCGGCGCATGATGATATGGAGAAGAAACCGTGGGCGGACAGCATCTTTTTTAAGACGTGGTTTCAATTGCTTGTTTCGGCAGTCATCGCGGGAATTGCCGTCGCCATTATGAAATACAATTCAGGCGGCAAAGTGACAGTAAGTGCAAGCACTTATATGAACGGTGATACGTCCGGAGTGATCAGAAATAATGACGAATACATCAGAACGACCGTCACAAAACAGAGAAAACCGTCCAATAATAAAAGCTCAGGCGGCGGAACGACGAGCGGAGGCCATTCGCACAGCGGCAGCCGGGGAAGCTTTTAG
- a CDS encoding SPFH domain-containing protein → MVFFRNQFANVVEWDEFRDDMIFYKWNNREIKKGSRLIIRPGQDAVFLNNGKIEGIFQDEGDYDIESEIIPFLSTLKGFKFGFNSGMRAEVLFVNTKEFTVKWGTKNAINIPAAGLPGGMPIRANGRFNFKVNDYVALIDKIAGVKDQYVVEDIKIRITSILDQLLMKWITKEGKDMFNLQANAFDIAKGIKEDLDMEIVGDGMTITGFNIMSFNYPKEVQDMITKNASHGMVGDLNRYQQISMTDGMASGKMTGGGAASDMAGMMMGMNVANQMMNQMNQNQQAQTQTPPSAPQPAAKPNFCPNCGTKTGEANFCPNCGQKLV, encoded by the coding sequence ATGGTGTTTTTTAGAAATCAATTTGCAAATGTAGTAGAGTGGGATGAATTTCGCGATGATATGATTTTCTATAAATGGAACAACCGCGAAATCAAAAAGGGGAGCCGGCTGATCATTCGCCCCGGTCAGGATGCCGTCTTTTTAAACAACGGAAAAATTGAAGGCATTTTCCAGGATGAGGGCGACTATGATATTGAATCCGAAATTATTCCTTTTTTATCCACTTTAAAAGGTTTTAAATTTGGCTTTAACAGCGGGATGCGCGCCGAAGTCCTGTTTGTCAACACGAAGGAATTTACCGTCAAGTGGGGGACGAAGAATGCCATCAATATCCCGGCTGCAGGACTTCCGGGCGGCATGCCGATCAGGGCGAACGGAAGATTTAACTTTAAGGTGAATGATTATGTCGCATTAATCGATAAAATTGCCGGTGTGAAAGATCAGTATGTTGTGGAAGATATCAAAATACGGATCACATCCATTCTCGATCAGCTTCTGATGAAGTGGATCACAAAAGAAGGAAAAGATATGTTCAACCTTCAAGCCAACGCCTTTGATATCGCAAAGGGAATCAAGGAAGATCTTGATATGGAGATTGTCGGCGACGGCATGACGATAACAGGCTTTAACATCATGAGTTTCAATTATCCGAAAGAAGTCCAGGACATGATCACGAAAAACGCTTCCCACGGCATGGTCGGCGATCTGAACAGATATCAGCAGATTTCAATGACAGACGGCATGGCTTCAGGAAAGATGACAGGCGGCGGTGCCGCATCTGACATGGCCGGCATGATGATGGGGATGAACGTGGCGAACCAAATGATGAATCAGATGAACCAAAATCAGCAGGCGCAAACACAGACGCCACCAAGCGCGCCGCAGCCAGCGGCAAAACCGAACTTCTGTCCAAACTGCGGAACGAAAACGGGCGAAGCCAATTTCTGTCCGAACTGCGGTCAGAAGCTAGTGTAA
- a CDS encoding LLM class flavin-dependent oxidoreductase — protein MELGISTFVETTPDIKTGKVISHAERLREVVEEIVLADQVGLDVFGVGEHHRQDYAASSPAVVLAAAASQTKRIRLTSAVTVLSSADPVRVFQDFATLDGISNGRAEIMAGRGSFIESFPLFGYDLDDYDELFEEKLDLLLELQKSERVTWSGKHRPAIHNTGVYPRPVQKPLPVWIGSGGNQESVVRAGLLGLPLVLAIIGGSPQHFAPLVELYYKAAEHAGHDASKLIVASHSHGFIAEDTETAADRFFPSTQQAMNTLARERGWGPYSRSSFDAARSFEGALYVGDPETVAEKIIHLRKNVGITRFLLHVPVGSMPHEDVMKAIELFGTKTAPLVREEVSRWEASERS, from the coding sequence ATGGAATTAGGCATCAGCACCTTTGTAGAAACGACCCCTGATATCAAAACCGGAAAAGTCATCAGCCATGCGGAGCGGCTGCGCGAAGTAGTGGAGGAGATCGTCCTTGCCGATCAGGTGGGCTTGGATGTATTCGGAGTTGGAGAGCATCATCGTCAAGATTACGCAGCTTCTTCTCCTGCCGTCGTCCTGGCCGCAGCAGCTTCACAGACGAAGCGCATCAGATTAACGAGCGCGGTCACCGTGCTGTCGTCGGCTGATCCCGTCCGTGTTTTTCAGGATTTTGCGACGCTCGACGGGATTTCAAACGGCAGGGCGGAAATCATGGCGGGCAGGGGGTCTTTCATCGAATCCTTTCCGCTGTTTGGATATGATTTAGACGATTATGATGAGCTCTTTGAAGAAAAGCTTGATTTGCTGCTCGAACTGCAAAAGTCGGAAAGGGTCACATGGAGCGGCAAGCATCGCCCGGCTATTCACAATACAGGCGTTTACCCGCGTCCCGTGCAGAAGCCGCTGCCTGTATGGATCGGAAGCGGCGGAAACCAGGAATCCGTCGTTCGCGCCGGCCTGCTCGGCCTGCCGCTGGTTCTCGCGATCATCGGCGGGAGTCCGCAGCACTTTGCCCCGCTTGTTGAGCTTTATTACAAAGCAGCGGAACATGCAGGGCATGACGCCTCAAAGCTGATTGTCGCTTCCCATTCCCACGGCTTTATCGCGGAGGATACCGAGACGGCCGCCGATCGTTTTTTCCCTTCCACCCAGCAGGCCATGAATACGCTCGCAAGAGAGCGGGGCTGGGGGCCGTACAGCCGGTCGAGCTTCGATGCAGCCAGAAGCTTTGAAGGGGCGCTCTATGTAGGCGATCCTGAGACGGTGGCGGAAAAAATTATTCATCTGCGCAAGAATGTCGGGATCACCCGATTTTTGCTTCACGTTCCGGTCGGTTCGATGCCGCACGAAGATGTCATGAAGGCGATTGAACTTTTTGGAACAAAAACGGCGCCGCTCGTCAGGGAAGAAGTATCCCGCTGGGAGGCATCCGAAAGGTCATAA
- a CDS encoding TrmB family transcriptional regulator has product MKENILDVLKNLNFTEYESKAYLALLEESPLTGYAVAKKSGVPRSKIYEVLESLVIRGDIFVSYGNTPQYIPVPAKDLIKNRRMKAEETFEQAEKYFEKFERTANDRENIWNITGRSEILDKVKACISSAGKRILLEIWKEDFPELEPELKRAAKKGVIVTIIAYGDIEADFANVYLHDNSRQITEEYDGRWLVFSVDDSEVVAGIVSHGKDSRAAWTMHVGLVMPITEVMIHDLYLMEIMEKHREVLEESFGENLIHLRRKFSIHPDFKKHYMK; this is encoded by the coding sequence ATGAAGGAAAACATATTAGACGTACTGAAAAACCTGAATTTCACCGAGTATGAATCGAAAGCATACTTGGCGCTCTTGGAAGAATCGCCGCTGACAGGCTATGCGGTGGCAAAAAAATCGGGTGTTCCCCGGTCGAAAATATACGAAGTGCTGGAGAGCCTTGTAATCCGCGGCGATATATTTGTCAGCTACGGCAACACACCGCAGTACATTCCCGTTCCCGCCAAGGACCTGATTAAAAACCGGCGGATGAAAGCGGAAGAGACTTTTGAACAGGCAGAAAAATATTTCGAGAAGTTTGAGCGCACTGCAAATGACCGGGAAAATATTTGGAACATCACCGGGCGAAGCGAGATTCTCGATAAAGTAAAGGCGTGCATATCATCGGCCGGAAAAAGGATTCTCCTGGAAATTTGGAAAGAGGATTTTCCTGAATTGGAGCCTGAGCTCAAGCGGGCCGCAAAAAAAGGCGTCATTGTGACCATTATTGCATACGGCGACATTGAAGCGGATTTCGCCAATGTCTATCTACATGACAACAGCAGGCAAATTACAGAAGAGTATGACGGACGCTGGCTCGTATTCAGCGTCGACGATTCAGAAGTTGTGGCCGGCATTGTCTCGCATGGGAAAGACAGCCGCGCAGCCTGGACGATGCATGTAGGCTTGGTGATGCCGATTACCGAAGTGATGATTCATGATTTGTACCTGATGGAAATCATGGAGAAGCACAGAGAGGTATTGGAGGAAAGTTTCGGCGAAAACCTGATCCATTTGCGCCGCAAATTTTCGATACATCCGGATTTTAAAAAGCATTATATGAAATAA
- a CDS encoding homoserine/threonine efflux transporter has product MDSLLSYISIAAMMVVIPGADTMLVVKNTLRYGPNAGRCNVLGLATGLSFWTLIAVLGLAVVIAKSVILFNTIKYLGAAYLIYLGIKSFFAKKMFSLEEIQAEKNKNENASSRHYKDSFMQGLFSNILNPKTVLVYITIMPQFINLRESVNQQLIILALILTFLAVFWFLILVYLIDFAKKWLRSVKFQKIFQKAAGLVLVGFGVKTGLD; this is encoded by the coding sequence ATGGATAGCCTGCTGTCATACATATCGATTGCAGCCATGATGGTGGTGATACCCGGAGCCGATACGATGCTTGTGGTGAAAAACACGCTTCGATACGGTCCGAACGCCGGGCGCTGCAATGTTCTCGGCTTGGCGACGGGGCTTTCTTTCTGGACGCTGATTGCCGTTCTCGGCTTAGCGGTGGTGATTGCGAAATCGGTGATTCTGTTCAATACGATCAAATACTTGGGGGCGGCCTATTTAATATATTTAGGCATTAAAAGCTTTTTCGCGAAAAAAATGTTTTCTTTGGAAGAGATACAAGCCGAGAAGAACAAAAACGAAAACGCATCAAGCCGGCATTATAAGGATTCTTTTATGCAAGGATTGTTCAGCAACATTCTGAATCCGAAAACTGTTTTGGTCTATATCACGATTATGCCTCAATTTATTAACTTAAGAGAAAGCGTCAACCAGCAGTTGATCATCCTCGCTTTAATCCTTACTTTTCTTGCTGTGTTTTGGTTCCTCATCCTCGTATATTTGATCGATTTCGCAAAGAAATGGCTGAGAAGCGTGAAATTCCAGAAGATCTTTCAAAAAGCTGCGGGTCTGGTGCTTGTCGGATTTGGCGTTAAAACGGGTTTAGATTGA
- a CDS encoding helix-turn-helix domain-containing protein, with protein sequence MDEQKKNQLGVLLKEQLRKRSLSLRELSERTQIDKATISRIINGKRKANLNHLQRFSESFGVSFDELMTAAGYAMEKTQESERPDIHSSVAEIEDVLQTSNVYDRPFTMEELKNKLNECEQYSQTEEGKRTILAEFESKIEKVAGIGPFLTRLHDMYSRFTSGRGTPRELLLMGGALLYFIVSVDVIPDYIFPIGYIDDAAAVHFVFNQLSYKS encoded by the coding sequence GTGGATGAACAAAAGAAAAATCAGCTGGGAGTGCTGCTGAAAGAGCAGTTGCGAAAACGATCATTATCTTTAAGAGAATTGAGCGAACGCACTCAAATCGATAAAGCGACCATCTCAAGAATCATCAATGGCAAAAGAAAAGCAAACCTGAACCATTTGCAAAGGTTTTCAGAAAGCTTCGGCGTTTCTTTTGATGAGCTGATGACAGCGGCCGGCTATGCGATGGAGAAGACGCAGGAAAGCGAACGTCCGGATATTCACTCGTCAGTTGCCGAAATTGAAGATGTTTTGCAAACCTCAAATGTCTATGATCGGCCATTTACCATGGAAGAACTGAAAAACAAATTGAATGAGTGCGAACAATATTCTCAGACGGAGGAAGGAAAGCGTACCATTCTGGCTGAGTTTGAATCTAAAATCGAGAAAGTTGCCGGCATTGGTCCTTTTCTGACCCGTCTGCACGACATGTACAGCAGATTTACCTCGGGGCGGGGGACGCCGCGTGAATTGCTGCTGATGGGCGGCGCTTTGCTGTATTTCATCGTTTCTGTTGATGTCATACCGGATTATATTTTTCCGATCGGCTATATCGATGATGCGGCAGCGGTTCATTTCGTTTTCAACCAGCTGTCATATAAATCATGA
- the rodA gene encoding rod shape-determining protein RodA, with protein sequence MKRKHINIDISLLLILFCLFIISLLAVYSGSGQYETQDPFYFAKRQVFWYLVGFGVMAGTAYIDYELLERLALRLFVGAVFLLILVHFFGTYKNGSQRWISFGVIEIQPSEFMKIILILLLASILNQFQHKRFSFAESIIPTGKIMMYTVIPFFFILVQPDLGSALVILSIAFTLMLVSGISGRMIVSLSLGFMALVAFLTYLHNHYFEIFSKIIKPHQLDRIYGWLSPHEHASTYGYQLTQALLGIGSGQLSGSGFTQGIQVQGGKIPEAHTDFIFAVIGEEFGFLGAVTLVCLYFLMIYRIIRIALSSNSLFGLYICAGVAGLIVFQVFQNIGMTIGLMPITGLALPFISYGGSALLTNMIALGLVFSVNIRSKHYMFGNDWG encoded by the coding sequence ATGAAAAGAAAGCATATCAACATTGACATCAGTCTGCTGCTCATTCTATTTTGTTTGTTTATCATCAGCCTGCTGGCCGTTTACAGCGGGTCGGGCCAGTATGAAACACAGGACCCTTTTTATTTTGCCAAACGGCAGGTCTTTTGGTATCTTGTCGGGTTTGGCGTCATGGCGGGAACGGCCTACATCGACTATGAGCTGCTTGAACGATTGGCGCTTCGTTTATTTGTGGGAGCCGTTTTTCTTCTGATTCTCGTTCATTTTTTTGGAACTTACAAAAACGGTTCGCAAAGGTGGATCAGCTTCGGGGTCATCGAAATCCAGCCTTCAGAATTTATGAAGATCATTTTGATTCTTCTGCTGGCTTCGATACTCAATCAATTTCAGCATAAAAGGTTCTCCTTCGCCGAGAGCATCATTCCGACGGGAAAAATCATGATGTACACGGTGATTCCGTTTTTCTTTATATTGGTTCAGCCAGATTTAGGGTCCGCATTGGTGATTTTATCGATCGCATTCACGTTGATGCTGGTCTCGGGGATTTCGGGCAGGATGATCGTGTCCCTGTCACTTGGATTCATGGCATTGGTTGCCTTTTTGACGTATTTGCACAATCATTACTTTGAGATATTTTCAAAGATTATTAAGCCTCACCAGCTTGACCGGATATATGGCTGGCTCAGTCCTCATGAACATGCCTCTACATATGGATACCAGCTGACGCAGGCGTTATTGGGGATCGGATCAGGCCAGCTGTCAGGGAGCGGCTTTACTCAAGGAATCCAAGTTCAGGGAGGGAAAATTCCGGAGGCTCATACTGATTTTATTTTCGCCGTGATTGGTGAGGAATTCGGTTTTTTGGGTGCCGTAACATTAGTCTGTCTGTATTTTCTGATGATCTACAGAATCATCAGGATTGCGCTTTCGTCCAACAGTCTGTTCGGTCTTTATATATGTGCGGGGGTTGCAGGGTTGATTGTATTCCAAGTGTTCCAAAATATCGGGATGACGATCGGGTTAATGCCGATCACGGGGCTCGCTCTTCCGTTTATCAGCTATGGCGGCAGCGCGCTGTTGACCAACATGATCGCTTTAGGTCTCGTTTTCAGTGTGAATATCAGATCTAAACATTACATGTTTGGGAATGATTGGGGATGA
- the ftsW gene encoding putative lipid II flippase FtsW: MKLLKMILSHLKKLDYVLIAAVLFLSAFGLLMVYSAGYPLGYMKYHDGSYFFMKQLQWLLIGLAFFSAAAIFPYKAYSKLIRFLVKLSFLMLILVLLPGIGMEKNNSQRWIQFGSLMIQPSEAVKLVMVIYFAYVYAKKQKYIADFGKGVMPPLLILAAVFFLILKQPDLGTAVSILLSCGAVLLCAGLRMRHLLLLGTMAGAGIAYFAITAPYRLKRLTSFSDPFQNENGDGYQLINSYLAIDSGGLWGNGLGNSVQKLGFLPEAHTDFIMAVITEELGGIGLAVIIWAYLLIMFRGVRIAVQIDDPFGKLLAVGLTFQIMIQALFNLGAVFGLLPITGIPLPFVSYGGSSLLFMLTTAGILVNLSSHVKRGVKKDVAFLL, from the coding sequence ATGAAGTTGCTCAAAATGATTCTTTCCCATCTAAAGAAACTTGATTATGTATTGATTGCCGCGGTTCTGTTTTTATCTGCGTTTGGCTTGCTGATGGTATACAGCGCCGGCTACCCCCTCGGATATATGAAGTATCATGATGGCAGCTATTTTTTTATGAAGCAGCTGCAATGGCTGCTCATCGGTTTGGCCTTTTTTTCGGCTGCCGCCATTTTCCCATACAAAGCTTACAGCAAACTCATTCGGTTTTTGGTGAAGCTTTCTTTTTTAATGCTGATTCTCGTTTTGCTGCCGGGAATCGGGATGGAGAAAAACAATTCCCAAAGGTGGATTCAATTCGGTTCGCTCATGATTCAGCCGTCTGAGGCTGTGAAGCTTGTGATGGTTATTTATTTCGCCTATGTGTATGCAAAAAAGCAGAAATACATCGCCGATTTCGGAAAGGGCGTCATGCCGCCGCTGCTGATTTTGGCGGCTGTGTTTTTTTTGATTTTAAAACAGCCTGACTTGGGCACCGCCGTTTCCATCCTGTTAAGCTGCGGAGCGGTTCTGTTGTGCGCCGGCCTCAGAATGCGGCACTTGCTGCTTCTCGGAACAATGGCAGGGGCTGGCATCGCATATTTTGCAATAACAGCGCCGTACCGGTTAAAAAGGCTGACATCGTTCAGCGATCCTTTTCAAAATGAAAACGGAGACGGCTACCAGTTGATCAATTCCTACCTTGCCATTGATTCGGGCGGGTTATGGGGGAATGGATTGGGGAACAGCGTTCAAAAGCTGGGATTTCTTCCCGAAGCCCATACGGACTTTATCATGGCGGTCATCACTGAAGAACTCGGCGGTATCGGGCTGGCGGTGATCATCTGGGCTTACCTGTTGATCATGTTCAGAGGGGTTCGGATCGCTGTGCAAATCGATGATCCGTTTGGAAAGCTGCTGGCGGTCGGCCTTACTTTCCAGATCATGATTCAAGCGTTATTTAACCTGGGCGCTGTTTTCGGCCTTCTTCCCATTACCGGAATTCCTCTTCCGTTTGTCAGCTACGGAGGTTCTTCGTTATTGTTCATGCTGACGACAGCCGGGATATTGGTCAACCTCTCATCACATGTTAAGCGGGGAGTTAAAAAAGATGTGGCCTTTCTTTTGTAG
- a CDS encoding putative holin-like toxin, with product MTVSEALQLMVSFGILVVAILSSNDKKK from the coding sequence GTGACAGTATCAGAGGCCTTGCAACTCATGGTGTCTTTCGGCATTCTCGTAGTGGCCATTCTGTCATCAAACGACAAAAAAAAGTAA
- a CDS encoding VOC family protein, with protein MKTRFTPYILMNGRAKEAIDYYRDVLDAEVKFSQTIGEGPADEAANFKEDELDFIAHAVLTIGDAVLMIADIIPELPFQSGNQLSICVTAADVSSAKRLFGKLSERGEVKLELKETYFSPAYGIVTDPFGVAFQIFAARPA; from the coding sequence ATGAAAACGCGATTCACACCTTATATCCTGATGAATGGAAGAGCAAAGGAAGCGATTGATTATTACCGTGATGTACTCGATGCCGAAGTAAAGTTCAGTCAGACGATTGGTGAAGGCCCCGCAGATGAGGCAGCGAACTTTAAGGAAGACGAATTGGATTTCATCGCACATGCCGTTTTGACAATCGGCGACGCTGTCCTGATGATCGCCGACATTATTCCTGAACTGCCTTTCCAAAGCGGAAACCAATTGTCCATTTGCGTAACGGCAGCCGATGTTTCTTCGGCCAAGCGGCTTTTCGGCAAGCTGAGCGAGCGGGGCGAGGTCAAGCTTGAGCTGAAGGAAACTTATTTCAGTCCCGCATACGGCATTGTCACTGATCCGTTCGGCGTTGCCTTCCAAATTTTTGCCGCGCGTCCCGCATAA
- a CDS encoding helix-turn-helix transcriptional regulator, producing the protein MSKAKRLNEMIMMVNRKKRFTVGELAREFGVSKRTVLRDLQELSEMGVPLYSETGPHGGYQVLNERILPPIAFSENEAISIFFAIDALKHYISLPFDAQYASIKKKFYLNLSGDIRDAIDSMKDRVAFYTPYEQTDDIPVLKVLLEAAVQQKVLIIEYEANGASSKRSIQPIGIYANQGKWYCPAYCFLRKDYRIFRCDRIKRAELDEHKAPIDLSGLNLKNRFSALSRPRETLELSAELTKKGVERHGSLKWPHLELHVREDGSGVLKGEIAPKDIDFFADYFISFGREAVIQKPSKLIERMKRTLSDMLKQYG; encoded by the coding sequence ATGTCTAAAGCGAAACGATTGAATGAAATGATCATGATGGTAAACCGGAAAAAACGATTTACGGTCGGGGAGCTGGCGCGGGAATTCGGGGTTTCAAAGAGAACGGTTTTAAGGGATTTGCAAGAGCTCAGCGAAATGGGGGTGCCCCTCTATTCTGAAACCGGCCCCCACGGAGGATATCAGGTGTTAAATGAAAGGATTCTTCCTCCCATCGCCTTCAGCGAGAACGAAGCGATCTCAATCTTCTTTGCGATCGATGCACTGAAGCATTATATATCCCTGCCGTTTGATGCCCAGTACGCATCCATCAAAAAGAAATTTTATTTAAACCTTTCAGGAGATATCCGGGATGCGATTGACAGTATGAAGGACCGCGTTGCTTTTTATACGCCTTATGAGCAAACAGACGACATTCCGGTTTTAAAGGTGCTGCTTGAGGCAGCGGTTCAGCAAAAGGTGTTGATCATCGAGTATGAAGCAAATGGCGCATCAAGCAAGAGGAGCATTCAGCCGATCGGAATCTATGCCAATCAAGGGAAGTGGTATTGCCCGGCTTACTGTTTTTTAAGAAAGGATTACCGCATATTCAGGTGCGACCGGATCAAGCGGGCCGAGCTTGATGAACATAAGGCACCGATTGATTTGTCCGGCCTCAATTTAAAGAACCGTTTTTCGGCTTTGTCCCGGCCAAGGGAGACATTGGAATTATCCGCCGAGCTGACAAAAAAGGGAGTAGAGCGGCACGGTTCACTCAAATGGCCGCACCTTGAACTGCATGTAAGAGAAGATGGGTCCGGCGTGCTGAAAGGCGAAATCGCGCCGAAGGATATCGATTTTTTTGCGGATTATTTCATTTCGTTCGGCCGGGAAGCGGTTATTCAGAAGCCTTCCAAATTAATTGAAAGGATGAAACGGACATTATCCGACATGCTGAAACAATACGGCTGA
- a CDS encoding DUF3298 and DUF4163 domain-containing protein, which translates to MKKAMAILGFLVLTASLLFIINKGTSQINASQNRKAAVHTEYYKDISSLSFPVFSDLKEEDAKLANDAVKLHLKNSYKEFQKIVNDAEKKDKDEENVYETSYKVKYNEEGKLSFLIYDYQFSGGAHGMYTVTSYNFDFDKHKQVVLTDVLNNQAKIEKAKNYIFSYINEHPEQFYSDLKKSDIRLDEHTAFYYTSSGISIVFQQYDIAPYAAGNQEIKLPSTLLY; encoded by the coding sequence ATGAAAAAAGCGATGGCTATTTTAGGATTCCTTGTACTCACAGCATCGCTGCTATTTATCATCAATAAAGGAACATCTCAAATAAACGCTTCACAAAATAGAAAAGCCGCGGTTCACACGGAGTATTACAAAGACATCAGTTCGCTTTCTTTTCCGGTATTCAGCGATTTGAAGGAAGAGGATGCCAAGCTGGCCAACGATGCGGTAAAACTTCATTTAAAAAATTCCTATAAAGAATTTCAAAAAATCGTTAATGATGCCGAAAAGAAGGATAAGGATGAAGAAAACGTTTATGAAACGTCCTACAAAGTCAAATACAACGAGGAAGGCAAACTGAGCTTTTTAATCTATGACTATCAGTTCTCCGGCGGTGCGCACGGCATGTACACCGTAACATCCTACAACTTTGACTTTGACAAGCATAAACAAGTCGTGCTGACTGACGTATTAAACAATCAGGCGAAAATCGAAAAGGCAAAAAACTATATTTTCAGCTATATCAACGAACATCCGGAACAGTTTTATTCTGATCTTAAAAAGAGCGATATCCGTTTGGATGAACATACGGCATTCTATTATACAAGCAGCGGAATTTCAATTGTATTTCAGCAGTATGATATCGCCCCGTATGCAGCCGGAAACCAGGAAATAAAGCTTCCGTCGACGCTTTTATATTAG